From the genome of bacterium BMS3Abin02, one region includes:
- a CDS encoding alpha/beta hydrolase family protein, whose product MLRFVLGVVLAVLVVLGGLWLFQRRLIYFPTWAVPPVSERLPGWEEASFETADGLTLHGWFTPPSKHAPVVVVFNGNAGNRADRAPLGAGLAAEGFGVLLFDYRGYGDNLGHPTAAGLALDARAAVQWVRQRAPRNDLVYFGESLGAAVATELALSLPPAALVLRSPFTSLADLAAVHYPLLPARILLRDEYPTLDRIGAVATATLVIGGAVDSIVPIDQSRAIFEAAPHPKELVIVPGADHNDLPLVAGPKVIEATARFITEAGSLR is encoded by the coding sequence ATGTTGCGGTTTGTGCTCGGAGTCGTCCTGGCGGTGCTGGTCGTCCTCGGCGGACTCTGGCTTTTCCAGCGCCGGTTGATCTACTTCCCCACCTGGGCGGTCCCACCGGTGAGTGAGCGGCTCCCCGGATGGGAGGAAGCCTCCTTCGAGACGGCCGACGGCCTAACGCTACACGGGTGGTTCACCCCACCTTCGAAGCACGCTCCAGTGGTGGTGGTCTTCAACGGGAACGCAGGCAACCGGGCCGACCGGGCACCGCTCGGCGCCGGCCTGGCGGCCGAAGGGTTTGGAGTGCTGTTATTCGACTACCGCGGCTACGGAGACAACCTCGGCCATCCGACTGCCGCCGGGCTCGCCCTCGACGCCCGGGCGGCAGTGCAGTGGGTCCGACAACGAGCCCCAAGGAACGATCTGGTGTACTTCGGCGAATCGCTTGGCGCGGCCGTCGCCACAGAACTCGCCCTCAGTCTCCCGCCGGCGGCGCTGGTCCTGCGATCACCCTTCACCTCCCTGGCCGACCTGGCCGCCGTCCACTACCCACTCCTCCCCGCCCGGATCTTGCTCCGGGATGAGTACCCCACGCTCGACCGCATCGGCGCCGTGGCCACGGCCACTCTCGTGATCGGCGGAGCTGTGGATTCAATCGTGCCGATCGACCAGAGTCGGGCCATCTTCGAGGCGGCACCCCACCCCAAAGAGCTGGTAATCGTTCCGGGCGCCGACCACAACGACCTCCCTCTCGTGGCCGGTCCCAAAGTGATCGAGGCGACAGCCCGTTTCATCACCGAAGCCGGCTCGCTTCGATGA